Below is a genomic region from Rhododendron vialii isolate Sample 1 chromosome 5a, ASM3025357v1.
TTATCCCAACTGCCTTTAAAATCAAGAACACATGCCCTCAACATGTCCTCCAAAGTCTGAATAGTTCGTTCAGATTGCCCATCCGTTTGAGGGTGAAAAGCGGTACTGAATTTCAAAGAAGTACCCAAGGCATGCTGCAAACTAGCCCAGAATCTAGAAGTAAACTTAGGATCTCTATCACTAATAATAGACACAGGCGCCCCATGCAATCTGATAATCTCATCAACATAATTCTGAGCATATTTATTTGTAGTGTACGTAGTCTTAACTGGCAGAAAATGAGCTGATTTTGTCAATCTATCCACAATCACCCAAATGGAATCGTACCCCTTCTGAGAACGCGGCAAAcctgtcacaaaatccattgtcACATGCTCCCATTTCCATTCCGGTATAGGAAGATTTTGCAACAAACCTGCCGGTCGTTGATGTTCTGCCTTAACTTGCTGACACACCAAACAACGAGCCACATACCGAGCTATCTCCTTCTTCATCCCATACCACCAATAATGTTCTCTAAGATCCCGATACATTTTTGTACTTCCCGGGTGCATTGCATACGGTGAATTATGAGCCTCCTCCAGAATTTCCATCTTTAAGTTTAAATTCCTAGGAACACACAACCGATTCCCATACATTAACACTCCATCATCCCGAATCGTGAAGTCTTTCCGTTTCCCCTTTCTCACCTGATCTCTGAATCCCCTCAACCTTCGATCCTCATACTGCGTCTCCCGAATGTGATCAATCAACATAGGCCTCACTCTAATTTGAGCTATCAAAGCATCAGTTCTTGTTAAAGCCAGCTTTACTCCCATCATAGCCAACTCAGTAAAGATATCAACGCGTGTACATTGAACACAAGCCAATCTCCCAGCTGTCTTCCGACTCAGAGCATCAGCAACCACATTGGCTTTCCCCGGATGATAGTGTATAGAACAGTCATAATCTTTGATTAACTCCATCCACCGCCTTTGTCTCAAATTCAAATCCTTCTGcgtaaacaaatatttcaaactctgGTGGTCTGTGTAAATTTCACAAGTCACCCCATACAAGTAATGCCTCCACAATTTTAAAGCAAAAACCACCGCCGCCAACTCTAAGTCATGAGTAGGATAGTTACGCTCGTGATTTTTCAGTTGTCTCGACGCAAACGCAATAACTTTACCCCGTTGCATCAGAACACAACCAAGACCTTGATGTGAAGCATCACTGTATATCACCAAATCCTCATTACCCTTCGGTATAGTCAACACTGGCGCTGTTACCAATCGAGTCTTCAACTCCTGAAAACTGTTTTCACATTCTTCAGACCAAATAAATCTTACATCCTTCCTTGTCAATTTTGTCATGGGTAATGCAATAGCAGAAAAGCCTTGAATGAACCTTCGGTAGTACCCTGCCAAGCCAAGGAAACTACGGATCTCAGAAACATTAGTTGGCCTTTCCCAATTCACCACTGCTTCTATCTTCTTCGGATCAACACAAATACCATCCCTGGAAATTACATGACCCAAAAATACGACGTTGTCACGCCAAAATTCACATTTGCTCAATTTACCGTACAATTGCTTCTCTCGCAAAGTCTGCAATATGGTTCTCAAATGCCGTTCATGATCCTCCTTATTTCAAGAGTAAATCAGAATATCATCAATGAATACAATAACAAACGAATCCAGATATGGCTCAAACACCTTATTCATTAGATCCATAAATACCGCAGGAGCATTAGTtaacccaaaaggcataactAAAAACTCAAAATGGCCATACCTCGTTCGAAAAGCTGTTTTGGACACTTCACTGTCCTTCACTTTTATCTGATGATACCCCGATCTCAAATCTCTCTTGGAAAAGACGGCTGCCCCTTGTAACTGATCGAACAAATCATCAATTCTAGGCAACGGATACTTGTTCCGAATTTTAACCTTATTCAGCTGCCTATAATCAATGCACATACGCATGGTaccatccttctttttcacAAAAAGAACCGGTGCTCCCCAAGGTGAAATACTCGATTGTACAAACCCTTTATCCACCAAATCTTTCACCTGAATCTTCAACTCAAGCAATTCAGCTGGTGCCATTCTGTAAGGTGGAATGGAAATAGGATTTGTCCCTGGTAGCAATTCGATAGTAAACTCCACCTCCCTATCAGGCACAATTCCCGGTAACTCGTCTGGAAACACGTCCGGAATTCCTTCACAATAGGAATATCGGCCAACTCTAGTGGTTTCTTTTCAGTGTTAACCACAAAAGCAAGATAACCCCGACATCCCTTTCTCAACAAGTTTGCTACCTTAAATGCAGAAATCATACTATTCAAAGGACCCTGTTTATCACCATAGAATTTAATTTCCGCCTCACCTGGTATTCTAAATACAACTTGTTTATTAAAACAATCTAGAGATGCATGATGCGTTGATAGGAAATCCATGCCAAGAATAATGTCAAAATCAGACATAACTAAAGGAATTAAATTCGCCTCTAGTTTCCTATCAttaacacacaccacacaattcGGGTATGACACCCCAACTATCCCTACCTCTCCAATGGGGGTAGATATTGCCAAAGCAGTGTCTAATAGCACACAAGGTTTATTTAAATGCATGCTGAACACATTCGACACAAAAGAATGCGTAGAACCtggatcaattaaaacttgtgCATAAATACCAGAAACTACTAGGGTACCTGTCACCACTTCCGGAGTAACCTGAATATTCTGTCGTGTCATAGCAAACACCCTACCCGGTGCAATAGTACCACTCACTCCGCCACCACGACCACCAGAACTACTCGAAGCTCCACGTCCAACAGGAACGTTACCAACTGACGATGCTGCCGGCGCACGAGATTTTGGACACTGTGTTGACATATGCCCCATTTCACCACAATTGTAACATTTAATTCCCTTGCCTGCTTCCGGACAATCTCTAACCAATGATCAGGAGAACCACAATGGAAACACTGAAAGAAAGCCCCTCGACCACTTGATCCACCTTCCCTATTCACGCTTTGCTTACTCACCTCTCGCCCTTGTCCACTTTGTTGTTTGAAATCACTTTGCCCCTTCAAATGTTGAAATTTGCATCCACCCTTGTAGTCACCACCAGATTTGCTTGCTTGCCTAACTTGACTGGCTGCAATTTTGCTCCTCTTAGTCTGTTCCCGCTTTTCAAACATTTCTTCAACATCTTTGCCAATCTTGTTTGCCATGACAACCAAATCAGCataatctttttctttataaGCCGTTATTCTGGTTCGAACATTATCCTCCAGTCCCTTTCTAAACCGTCTGCCCTTCTTTTCCTCAGTATCCACCATATCAGTAGCATAAGCTGAAAGAGCATTAAACTTGGCATCATATTCGGCCACCGACATACTCCCTTGTTTAAGATTGATAAATTCTGCTTCTTGCGCAAAACGATACATCTCAGGACAATATTTATCATTAAAGGCCTTCACAAATCTCGCCCATGTAATCACTTGTGGCACAGGTGGCTGAACATCTGGTAATGGGGATGAGAGCAACCTCTGACTTGCCTCCCACCATATTAAAGCTTGCCCTTTAAAGGTAGAAGTTGCTAAGGTCACCTTCTGTTCGTTAGTAACTCCCATAGCTGTTAGAACCCTCTCCACCGTTTTCAGCCAATCCTCTGCCTCTTGAGGTTTGAAAGTACCCTCAAACTCCGTTGGATAAAGCTTCTTGAAATTCTCTAGCAATCCGACATTCTGATTAACTGGAGTTCCAGCTTGTCATTCAACATACTGTGCTATAGCCACCAAAAGCCTTTCTATGTCTCTGGCCCCAGCCTGAACTCGTATCGGTGCAACCCCACCAGTCGCATCACCTTGCCCTAGATGAGAAGATGCTTCCCCTTCTTGATTTTCCATTTCCTTGTTGCAATTCAATTAAACAGCAGCAACAATATATACTATTTTCATAATGTTAGATATACTAACACTAAACTCGACTCAACAAAAAGGAACAACTTCCTATAGTCCACTACTAGACCACAACCCGCTCAACGACACTCAGAATCTAGATAATtctaggctctgataccaaaactGTCACGCCCCGTTCCGGAATAGCACCTCATCGGCCTATCCCGATACGACACGCGACAACAGCCCAACAACAACCAGCTACTAGCAATTCCAAGAATAACTAAATATTGAAGTTTAACAgccacattttatttacatctcaaaaatgattgtcatttacaaactacagcggaagtctgtcaagaaataaacataaccaactattatccaaataaaataaaaaaaactaaactaggCAAATATCATCTATGGGCTGGGAGACAAAGACTCTCTCTCAGGCCTCAACCATGCACTTCTCAAGCGAGTCACAAAAACGCAAAATGTGACCTGTAGTGGACACCGACCtatacctgcaaaactggaacccaaaacgagttccaggagtgtatatgagacatggatgttgttcaataaaaacaataaatccaagttcatcatTAATTAAGTAAAAACAAATAATCGACACGAAGTCTTTAATCCGACACAAAGTCACTAGCTCGACACAGtcataattttggcataaagccattgaatcgacacaaagtcaaagACACGACACAAAGTCCGGCCGTTGGCCGTTGTTGCCCACCGACACGAAGTCACAGTGcaatatcacaaattcaatccaattgaagaacatctatgaatcgaacactcacctcggtctccaacaaaaagaaaaccaacactgtcactccctacgtggagctgCGGTACTCGTTGTCGCCTCcgaacctaacaaatattccGCACATATGAGCTCAAAGTTcaattccaaaaacaaagaagtaaattcaccaatttgtacttcaaagccaaaaatctcacaaacacacacttTCTAGCAGAACCATTGATCGAATTCTGACTATAGCATTCTATTGGTTTAGGATTAGACTTCGAGACAataaccattagaaagtacactttCAGAACATCAATCTCAATATAAAATTTACCCTAATTGGAGTCCGAATGACCAAGATACGTTCAAATGAAgttacacatctaaaacagaaatcACAGTTACAATAGAACAGTCcgcgatcgaatgctcattaaaaatcacatactcaatcttttccaataattccaacaccaaaacatcaccaattgatcaatgtttaagactcatgtTCACCCATGTTCACCCAGCATGCTTAAACTTGAGGAATTTTACGAGGAATACAAATCAAAAGCTGTCCAGAATCCCAGAACTTCCCAAAACCTAAACTTTAActcaaaaactgctataatctagaaagagtCACGGCACAAtccatacatattcagaaagatatacaagtctagtttcggaatcaagaaacggtgcataaaaccgatacccgagcaagaagttatgcctgtttttccaacacgtgtttgtgctgtctgcacagacgcgaatcagacaccagttcagTCCACGAATTTTATAGGCCAAAATACttcgagttattttctgaaaatttagcACGATGCAATAGACTCACAGATGAACATTCAGGATTTATTTCAAGAATTTAGAAGGTtcctaggtaccttgaataaattcgtcaaaaacaggacagattcAACTCTGCTCAATCACAGTTTTGCCTAACCATGTGATACACGAATTTTCTGGAATAGAACtgaactccaacctcaaaaaccctTTCCCATGGATTCAATTCATCTCTAATTACTTCAATCAAGTGTATACTAGATGTAGAACATGAAACCttacatgaaaaacatgaaattcagcATCTAAGAAGATGAAGATTACCTAGCTGAGCTTCAATCAACCTAAccataattttcttcttcttttctccttcttcttcctcctcttctccacGCTGctcactctctctgtctctctctttaACGTAGTACACAACTCCTCCTCTgatgggttttctttctttttcattttaatgaatcacacacacacctcaccaaacaaaacacacggcacacatgcaccacacttttaaaaaaaatgcactttagcccttaagttattaaatataacattcaagcacctcaattaaaaaggatgttacaatatttttgtttgattcaaggatttttccaAACCAATTTATTCTTTAACATGTTGAGGGTAAAGTTGTCCtatattttaatgtataaatCATTTTGGACCCAAACTAAATTTGTTAGAAATTAAAGTAGGCTAGACaaacttttcaacggttcaaaccacatgcaaaACCGAGTTCGGAAGTGTCCATGGCAAAATCTCAAAGTATGGTAGGTTATAAAGTTTCTTGAATGCGCCCAGGGCGCCATGCATTGCGCCTGAGGTGCATTGATTTGCGTATGAGGCGCACTAACACTCAGCAATTGGTCAAATTTTGCGGGTTTGCTCCAGACACCCCcaagctcttattttcaaaaggtttgaaccgttaaaaagtttgttgatggtattttctaacccaagtggtttggatatAAAAGTATTTGTATataaaaagatatgaccaatttactctCGGTGAGTTGAATTATAAATCATTCGGGTAAAATGCTCACATCTCgttcattttaaatcggataaagacctataATATATTAATAAAAAGGATTTTTAAACTTCTAAAAGTTGGTTCATTCCAACCGCAAAAATTATAATGAATAGTTTATGAAAAGGGGTAGCTATTTGACTgctagaaaatttatttgagcACTACTTTCTTTCAACTACCAACACTGTCACCGTAACACTACCTCTACACCACCATCAATTCACCATCTAGTAGAGCATCActtctccaccactaccaccacactttTCCTCCGCTACCACCATTGGCACTACACCTCAACCCTGGCACCTCCGCCTTCATTCAACAACTACGTACATACAACCAACACCACTCTACAGTGCCACAACTATCACACCTCAACatgcaactccaccaccactactacatatccaccactaccatcattttAGCACCACAAAACTGCAAATGTATGAGATCAAGTACAACATAGCAAGAGTGAATGGTTTAGACATTGAGTGTAAAGTTTGGGCgatattttggaaattttcctctttttaaaGTGTAATATTCGCAATACTGTTTTGGTGGTGATTGTGGTTTTGAAGTGCTGGGGTTGAATGTTTCTGAAATATTCTCAATCCAAAACAATTTAGAAAATCGTTGatgttttattttccaaaaaacactCTTCGATATTGGAGATTGTGTTTGCGACGTGATGGCGATAGATTTCAATATTATGAACTTTTCAAACTATTTTGTGGTGTTGGTGGTGAAATAACAATGGTGGTTGAATGTTGGCGAGGTGGTTGTCGTGATAGTGCGTGAAATGATGGGAGGAGGTGGTGATGGTGCAATGATAAGGTGACTATGGTCGAGGTAGTGGCGATAGTATTGGTGGGGTGTAAAGATTATAAAaaggtggtggtttggtagtcaTAGTGGTCAAGTGATATTTTTTGTGATATGGACATTGGAATTTGGCTTCGTAAATGTATAAGCTAGCATTGTCTTGGGCATATGTCTCAGGCAAATTCCGATGattaaacagattttgtgtgctttgataAAGTCTGGAATGCCTTTTGAATTCTCTCAAACTCTAtaagaaatgaacaaatacCATAGAACTAGGAATGCGAGTACTGAATGGAATATAGAATGAGGGGAAGGGAGgcgaaaatgtgttttagccttagtggctccgacgatcttagaattggtttacttttgaaTAACTTTTCGTAAATCAAATTATATTACTTTTATGGTTCAATCCCACCATACTTCAGTACTTTGAATACCCGctttatcgatataaaataggtttcgatcaGGTTTAACGTTAGTTGGATACATGGATTTTTCCAAACCAATTTATTCTTCAACATGTTGAGGATAAAGTTGTCCtatattttaatgtacaaatatttttggagcCAAACTAAATTTGTTAGAAATTAAAGTAGGCTAGACAATCTTTCCgacggttcaaaccacatgcaaaatggagttcgggagtgtccatgGCAGAATCGCAAAGTTTGGTAGGTTATAAACTTTCAAGAATGCGGCCAGGGCGCGAtgcattgcgcctgaggcgcactgATTTGCGTCTGAGGTGCACTAACACTCAGCAATGGGTAAAATTTTGTGGGTTCTCTCCAGACACTCTTGAGCTCCGATTTTCaaaaggtttgaaccgttaaaaagtttgttgagtgtactttctaacccaagtagtttggatttaaaaGTTTGTTACCATAGAAAGTTATGACAAATTTACTGTCAGTGAGTTGAAATATAaatcattttggtaaaatacTCGCATCTtcttcattttaaatcggataaagacctataatatttcgataaagaggatttttaaagttctaaaagtcAGTTGATTCCAACCAtaaaggttgtgtttggttgagagtttagtttagtttagttttggtagtgggtggagagagaaatagagtaatgattgaagataggggtaatgattggagagagatagaaagagatgggaaagtaataattgaaaaaatagggtaatgattggaaaaaaaaatagggtaatgattgaaaacaaaactaaaactaaaactaaaccgcgaaccgaacaaagccaaaAATAATAACGTTCAGTTTATGAAAGTGGGTTGAAATTAGACCGCTACAAAAATTATCTTAGTAGTACTACTATCTCTCCACTACCAACACTTTCACCGTAACACTTCCTCTACCCCGGCCACCATCTAGTCTAGCGTCActtctccaccactaccaccataCTTTTCCTCTGCTACCACCGTTGGCACCACACCTCAACCCTGGCACCTCCGCCTTCATTCAACAACTACGTACAtacaaccaacaccaccactacGGTGCCACGACTATCACACCTCAACatgcaactccaccaccactactaaaTATTCAACACTACCACCATTTTAGCACTACATAACCGCAAATGTATGGAGTACAGCATAGAAAGAGTGAATGTTTTAGACATTGACTGTAAAGTTTGGgagatattttgaaaattttcctctttttaaaGTGATAATATTCGCAATATTTTTATGGTGGTGATCGTGGTTTTGAAGCGCTGGGGCTGAATGTTTCTAAAATATTCTCAATCCAAAACAATTTAGAAAATCATTAATATTTTATAGGTGAAATTACAcggacaccccctcatctatctgGTTTGAACACGGACAccccctaacctttaaaaacacCCATACACATCCCCTCAtctactgaaaaggaaaaaaaaaacctcaccgTCGTTAACGGAATGaacaaaatgtcaaatataccctTGGTGAAATTACATGGACACCC
It encodes:
- the LOC131327889 gene encoding uncharacterized protein LOC131327889, with the translated sequence MGVTNEQKVTLATSTFKGQALIWWEASQRLLSSPLPDVQPPVPQVITWARFVKAFNDKYCPEMYRFAQEAEFINLKQGSMSVAEYDAKFNALSAYATDMVDTEEKKGRRFRKGLEDNVRTRITAYKEKDYADLVVMANKIGKDVEEMFEKREQTKRSKIAASQVRQASKSGGDYKGGCKFQHLKGQSDFKQQSGQGREVSKQSVNREGGSSGRGAFFQQGN